The following is a genomic window from Amaranthus tricolor cultivar Red isolate AtriRed21 chromosome 10, ASM2621246v1, whole genome shotgun sequence.
TATCGGGCCTccattttgttgtttatttagAGTAATGTAGGACAAATATTTCAAGTCATGAATATTTTTGCAAAGTATTGCATCAGGAATGGTTAATTAATATTCATTTAGGAGATGTGATAAAAGTAATGAAGGGATGTGATACTTCATTTGTATTGTTTTAAAGTGTTACTTTCAAAAATTTCAATTCATGAATAGTTTTGCAAAGTATTGCATCAGGAACGGTtagttaaatatttatttaggaGATGTAATAAAGTAATGAAGGGAAGTGATACTTCAttatattgttttaaagtgTTACTTTAACAAGATGTAATGAAGCGATGTGATACTTCATTGTATTGTTTCTTATCTTTAAATAAGAGACATTAGGCCTCACTTGTAAGTATATTTTTCAGaatttatattcatattttcTGAATTTTCCCTCTCTTCTTTACATGTTTATGTTCTTAGAATCTTGCAAACTCTATTTTTATACTTCTGAAAGTACTTCTCATAAAAAGACACACTTGTTCTTTCAAATTTCTACATTATATAGTGCTTATATTATAGTACAAACCGTTGTATATCTATAGCGTATTGTTAAAGTTTAACCTAAGCACCATTGTAGGCGAAATGCGCTATAAGTTTAAGACCAGAATCCAAACTACCATAGTACACTTAAGacttatcaaaattaacttttagACCAgaaaaattaacacaaaacTGATCAATACAATTTTTCATAATTCCAACAAAAATAGGATCACCatgacaaaaaatcaaaaaacaaaaacataaggGTTGGCCTCCAAATGTTCTATGATGAAACCTTGAAACCTTTATTGAGAGAAGCATGCTTTATACATCTGTTCAAATGTTCTATGATGATAAGGAAGAGAAGAGGAAACATGGGGTCACCCTGCCTTAGTTCTTTCTTGCCTTAAAAGCTATCCACAATCCTCCCATTAAATTCAATTTACAGTGATAATAGATAACACGTGAGCATGATGATTCTCACCAAATGTTGAGGGAAACAAAGACCAGGAAGCAACTCTGCAAGAAAGTGCCAGCTCACAGTGTCATAAGCTTTAGCTAAGTCTAACTTCATAAGGCATTTGGAGTTGCATTCTTCCTCTTATAACCCCTAAGAAGATCATGAGCAATGATTACATTATTCACTAAGGATCTCCTCCCTTTTATTAAGGCAACCTGATTATCATCAATAATCTCCTCTAAATCCAATTGAAGCTTTTTACAAATGAGTTGGATAATGACTTTATAGAGCCCACCGCAACAAACAATGGGGCGGTAATGGCTAGCATTTGTAGGATTATCATTCTTAGAGATGAGAGTGAGAATATTTTTAGAAAAGTCAAATGTGATGATGCCATTCTTAAAGAAGTTGGGGATAACAAGAATAACATAATTGCGCACCGCTGACCAGGCTTTTTTGAAGAACTCAAAGCTATACCCATCAAAGCAAGGGCTTTGTGAGAAGGGATATACCACAATGCTTCTTTGATCTCATCACCAGAGAAATAACGGATCGTTCTGGTTTGGGTGCATGGGTCAACAAGGGGACTAGACATTAGGATTTCAACACTATTTAACTTTGATATATTACTACACTTGATACATGGTTTGATACATTACTACACTTTGACACATGGTCAATAAAAATCAACTCACGCCATCCTAACTTCATGTATGAGAACAATACCACAAAATTCTAACACTTCATAAATTACACGAAAAATGccattttttaacaaaatatacataaatcaaaataagaacaaaCGTATAATATAAATGTGAAAAATtgtataaatcaaaattaacaattacatacataattaaaatcacattcaaatataaaataataaaacaacattcatttaaccctaaaaccttaattaatcaaaatatcaaaACTAAATAAATCTTGGTATTAATAGAAAGTACCTTGTGAATCTAGAATCTAGATGAATAATAGTTGCAATGTGACCTACACTGAAGTAAGAAAGACAAAATTAGTACACATAGctatttttttagcaaaaaatgtaaaagtaaacacaaaaaacacAATTAATGGCGTTTTATAAGGGAAGAGGGAGGAAGGAATAAAAATGGGGATAATGGAAGTTTGAAAGGATGATAAATTGAAATGGGAACTACTTGAATGAAGCTAGCTTGAAAACGACAGAAAAACTTgaagaaacaatgaaaattcCGGATGAAACCGGAAGACAAGGAAAACTTGGTTGAAACTTGAAAAAGGAGTGAGCTTAAAGAGAAGAAtgaagcttgaagaagaagaagaacaaactTTGGGAGGAGAAGAAGACAATGAAGAAGAGAGCAATTTTTGGGATGAAACTGTATCGTGAAAATGCTTGAAAATTTTTTCAACTGATCACTAGTGTAGAACCTATTGGTTGCAAATGATTATTGAAGGTTTAAATGTCAAGGAAATGGCTTTGTATTTATAGGGGAGAATAAATAGtgaatgaaattatgaatttctctttattattttttctttaaaattggCAACATTACTTGTGAtttattaaatgttttttaatttcaaaattcttaattgAGACGAACATCATCTTTATGACTCTATTAGGTTGACCATTGTATACTTACTaacttaaaatgatcaatactGTTTTGAGAATCTCCAAAAAGATTTTGTTAtataattgtattagttgggGCATTTAGAACACATGTGCGACACCTTTGACAGTGAGACAGTCTTATACATTAATTTTTGTGTATTACCTTAAAATGACTACTTGcgtttttaaattgattatttttttacagtattaaaatgattacttataaccttaaaatatcACATACAATCTTTAAATGATCAACAAGATAATTAAGCTAATTACACGGGCCTGTCTCAAACATTATGATAGTCTCAAACAAAGCgagttgtttttaattttatatctgCATTATCACTTCCATTATTACTATTTCatctaaattaattttataatttgtgttcaaaataatttattaaaattgaaattaatttttaacatagtttGTGATGCTTGCTTATTTAAGATTGAAGGGGCTTTTGGTAAATAGCTAATACCTATTAGTTTGTAGCTGATTACATTATCTAagttgaccagctgattttattGACTCATTTGATAAGCTGATTTTGGACCCGTTGCTATAagcaacttgttcaaaaacaatttATCCATGATAATAAGTTATTTTGACCATTTAATTTACCAAAGACTAGCTTGGATTGTTTGACCATCCAATACTTTATTTGTATCAAAACAAGCTAAAATTGTTTAATAAACTATTAATCCAAAAACCCCAAAATAGTattaaaataatgtttttttttaacatcATATATGTagtatttttaaaatgaaagatgaattaattaaatattaacatgctactaataattatttgaaaattaataatcaataatttacaattcattttcattgttttttaaaataattaaaaacaataaaattaaaaaatatgcaTCCCATGGGATTACCCagtatgaaaaaaatataaatattaatcatTGAATGAggcaaaaataaaaacattccAACATAGATAAGTGAGAAGTTCTGTGAAAATGAACATATATAATCGTATGTGTATATTCATTTTATGAAACTACTCATTATTGCTGTGATTATTATAAGGCATAAAAAATACTTACATTGCAAAACAATTAATCCAGGTTAACTCTTGGTGCTCTCCCCCTTTATTTAGGCCCCTTTACTTTAACATTTTTAGAACGTGTTCCTTCGGGTgaacgggtcggtttcggacgggtatCATTCGATTCGATTGAATTTCAAATTGGTTATTTTTGGGATACGTGTTACGACTGGTCACACTCGAGTCGGGTCatttagtcacggttcggttgaagatcagttattcgagctatcgggttaatTTGCATCGGTTCAGTGTCGAGTGAAGTTCGAGTcaagtgtcaatcggtctcgaattgtcatcggttaataattggttcggttttatcgGGTACAGATCAGATCCAGGtatttttttcaagtagaattcggctacgagttactaattactattaatCGAGTCAATGGCACATTAAGTtgctaatattttttaattaatgacaAGATTTTCTTTACTTAAGGGAAATagttaaaatgaaaatcaatcaatgattattattttgttacatttacttgtttgactgtaaacTAATATTAATTAcctatcatttttcatctaatttgattaaaaatagtttaataaacattgaccatcaattatcaaatttaaatatatgaaaccatgtatttttgaaatttaatttatgaaatatctcaatttattacattaattaataagatgattgacTATGAgttgatcatacttctatgttaaaactCGGTTCAGATTTACAGtagtttgattaaaaattatttcggATTAAGTTAGTTTTAGCCGGATTgaattcggtttcgagcatgattcgggtcagATATGACTCAGTTCAATCACTTTTAGGTTTACATAATCTCagttaacggttatatgtcggttataaaaatcggtcaTAGTTCGGGTacagttttcccattttcgaTTGTCAATCGGTTCGGGTGCAACTGTTGTCATATAGAGCATATAATGGtcataaaaaatgataattaattaaatcaaataaattaattaatttattaataaagttaaatatcccaatattgcaaaattgttgttttgtgcaaaagtattTTTGCAGATCGCGAAAAGACTCGCAGATCGCAAGATTTTAAGACAAAGTTTCTGTTTTGGAAATTGCTCAGGTCGTGGCCCACAACTTTCGTGCTGGTTTTTGAAATGTTCGTTTTATtcggttttgttagttatgTAATAATTACCTACGAataatatgattatattaaCTGAATGATTGGGATGGATTGATTTAATATCGACATTGATTCGTGAATCGATGTTGCGGTTCATAAAGTGACATATTATTTCATGAATGGTTGTatggttttttattttcttacatGAGATATATTACAATAAAGATGTATTACAAATATGTGTTACAAGATAAATCTACACTATTTGTAATCCTTTGTATATGACTTTGAACTCTTGTTGAATCACCAAGGAGACGATGAAGATATGGTTGCGACAGTCAAATAAGTCGCTCAGAAACTTGATATGAATAGAAGACGTTCGTGCACTTTCTTATtatgatatttctcccacaaaggtgcttgggatgataaaatgaaattcacaatgagatacaatctacacaacaaaatcctagcacaaggaaattgcaatagtaaaatACAAACTTTGTGAtgaattaagaactttgatgatattgagagttaattactctctcaatattatctcatgaaaggaagaacaagaataagagtattcttaagagagaaatcataaatgatatgAAATTGAGATTGAATGTCTtttggcatgcaacctctatttatagagctatgcatcaaataatacctccttttgaaacaaaaggGTTTCACCAAgtaaagcttatgaatcaaagtaatgtttcaccaagcaaagcttacgaaccaaaataatatttcaccaagcaaagcttatgaatcaaagtaatgtttcaccaagcaaagcttatgaatcaaagtaataattcatcaaacaaaacttatgaatcaaagtaatgattcatcaaattctttgaaacatttaattggacttataatatatttattttagtcccactactatactaagtatgtagtatatacaaatctaggtctatatactctaaatgttcaacaagaTATACATGAAATATACATTTAATTTCTGAATTTCTCATCTTCTCTAGgactttacatagagaacttgcaatcctcgattgtaaatttctgtttcttcttccatttaagttttctcatgtcgttctaatttccttgtgctaggaatttagtgaaattctttgtatctcaaaaCATATTTGCAGTATACattcccaagcaccgtagtaggaaggaaatgatgttttaggaagaGAGTTTCGCCTAGAATTTATATCAAGTCACAtgcaaaatcttcttgttactatgtTCAATATATGGTGATTTCCGATGATGAAGTATACATTTGGTCTATGTTACGCAAAGGTTTGAACTTGTCATATGTTTTTGTAACCTACTAAATTTacataactttattttataagtttaattattaatttaaagtcACAATATACAACAACAACTTCGGTTCGGGTAATGTCGGTTCAGTAAGCCTTTAAAAAAAACGCATTTTCGGTCAAATAACTTTTAGTTTCGAGTCGAATCACATTTAAACAACTCTAATTTTGAGACCTAAAAACAAGTAATTAAAGtaaatcaaatataatataaactaatatcAACTAAAATTTGATATCCCTTAATTTAAATGGCCTTGTGTTACCGGCATCTTGCACATACCCAATACACTACGAAAGAGTATGTGTATTCTCCTCAAAATGACAAAAATCTCACAAGCAGGAAGCCTTAATTTAAATCTGGAATTGAGTTCTTATGCTAATTAAGGTAATAAGCTATCAAATTCATGAACTCCTATTTGTGATGCATGTTGTATTTTAGTTGagttttctcaatttttttgAACAATTCAAAAACTTTTTGTGGTAGAAATAGCTGAGAGAGCAAAACAAGCCTGTGCTTCGggcacatttaaaaatattagaaagACAAAGATGGCCTACCCAAACCTCAGAACCCCATAATCAATATTTTGTCTGGAACCTTTTTAAGTCTTAGCACCAATCCTGCTCTTCCAATAACATTTTTTGTGGCTGAATTTAATatggatttttgatttttcaaactaCTCTTATAAGTAGATAGTGATTTTTCTTTGATGAGATCTCTTATTTGAATCTTCAACAtttatatatgatattattCTATAGTGTGTTACATGagctatgattttttttatctatgatattttttaattgtatagTACTATGTGATTATCATTAAGTACACATTTATGTTTCTGTTGACTTTTTCTATCTACATTACCCTGATATACAGTAATCAACCACAAAAAACTTCACTATGTTTtgcaaaatttaatttatactaaCAAAAAAGGTAttctcttttaaattttaagcagTTATTTTTACAAATGTgatttttattacattgtatcaTTCCTATATGATGAGTAGTATCTCTATATTGATGCAGATGAACCTCATTTGTGGGCAATCAGATTGTGCAATAAGAAGTTCAGAGCCATGCACAGCTCAGTTTTCATCTGTAATGCATCCTTCTTCATGTGTAAACCATGtcacctttgtttgttttgaccTGCTGCTTCTTGTTGTGTTCTTATGGAGCTTCATCTGCCATTTGTTTTCCAAAAAACTCGAGCTACGAGCTCAATATAGACCTATTTCAACCTGGCAGATTTTATCAGCTGTTTTTAATGGGTGTTTGGGACTTGTTTATATTGGACTTGGGATTTGGCATTTAGAGGAAAACTTAAGAATTGATCATTCAATATTCCCAATTCATTGGTGGGTTTTATATTTCTTGAATGGAGTTACATGGTTATTAATAGGACTAAAAGCAAGCCTTAAAGGGGAGTCATTCTCAAAACTTACATTGCATTTCTTGTCCATTTTGGCTTTCCTCTGTGCTGGGATTTCCTGTTTTATAGCTTTGTTTGCGGCCATAGTGAACCATGAAAGAGTGACATTCAAGGTAGTCTTGGATGTTCTGTCTTTTACAGGAGCTAGTTTGCTGTTGTTGTGTACTTGCAAGGGGTACAACACTGAAGATTATGGGGTGACTGAACATCAGAGAACCCTTTATACATCTCTAAATGAAATTGATTCCACTGCCCAAGTTACCCCATTTGCTAAAGCTGGATTGTTTAGTAAAATGTCATTTTGTTGGCTGAACCCTTTGATGAAATTCGGTAAggaaaagattcttgaagaggAGGATTTACCTAAATTACGGGACATAGATAGAGCGGGATTCTGTTACTCGCAATTTCTTGAGCGATTGAGTAAATACGAGAAGTCTGAAATTCCATCAGAATCTTCAATCTTGTGGACAATTGTTGGATGCCACTGGACGGAGATTCTGGTTTCGGGTTTGTTTGCACTTCTTAAGATACTTGCAGTGTTAGCTGGCCCACTTTTGCTGAATTCGTTCATCGAGGTTGCGGAGGGCAAAGTAGCTTTCAGATTTGAAAGCTATATTCTGGCTATTTCACTTTTCCTTGCAAAGATGTTGGAATCTTTGTCACAAAGACAATGGTATTTTCGGAGTAGATTGATTGGTCTTCGAGTGCAATCCATGCTCACTGCAGCACTTTACAGTAAGCAACTAAGATTATCAAATGCTGCAAGGAGCGTACATTCTGGTGGTGAGATaatgaatcatgtgacagtagATGCCTACAGGATCGGAGAATTTCCTTTTTGGTTCCATCAAACTTGGGCTACATGCCTTCAGATTTGCTTTGCATTACTTATTATAATCAAATCAGTTGGACTTGCAACCATTGCAGCACTACTAGTGATTGTAGTGACCGTGCTTTGCAACACTCCGCTTGCTAAGTTACAGCACAAGTTCCAAACTAAATTGATGGTTGCTCAAGATGAGAGACTGAAGGCTTGCACAGAGGCTATTGTAAACATGAAGGTGCTGAAGTTGTATGCCTGGGAAACTCACTTCAAGAATGTAGTTGAAAGATTGCGTAACGATGAATATGAAAGGTTATCAGTGGTGCAATCACAGAAGGCTTACAACTTTATTCTCTACTGGACGTCTCCTGTATTGGTATCTGCCGCTACATTTGTGACATGTTATTTCCTTGGAATTCCTCTACATGCCAGCAATGTTTTTACGTTTGTTGCAACTTTGGGTCTGGTTCAAGAGCCGATTAGAGCCATCCCTGAAATTATTGGGGTAGTGATTCAAGCGAGAGTGTCATTTTCAAGAATTGCCGAGTTTCTCAAAGCACCAGAGCTTCAGACTGAAAATGTCAGAAAGAACACTACGAGTAGGAAAAACCACAACATTCGAGTGAAGTCTGCAAATCTTTCATGGGACATAAACTCATCAAAGCCAACCTTACGAAATATAAATCTAGATGTTCATCCAGGTGAAAAAATAGCTATATGTGGAGAAGTTGGTGCCGGAAAATCAACATTATTAGCAGCAATTCTTGGGGAAGTACCATATACAGATGGAACTGTGAGCATCTTCAAAACCCTCCATTGTTCTTGAACTGCATCAACAAAAGCATTTAGATTAAGTCCGTATGAAATTTCCCTTAAATATCTTTCCTATTACAGGTAGAAGTTTATGGAAAGATTGCTTATGTTTCCCAGACGGCTTGGATACAAACAGGGACGTTACGTGAAAACATTCTTTTTGGATCTAGCATGAATGACATGAGATACCAAGAGACTCTTCACAGGTGTTCATTAGTGAAGGACCTTGAACTTCTTCCTTATGGTGACTTGACTGAGATAGGAGAAAGAGGGGTTAATTTAAGTGGTGGGCAGAAGCAACGTATTCAACTTGCTCGTGCATTATACCAAGATGCTGACATTTACCTTTTGGATGATCCGTTTAGTGCAGTTGATGCACAAACAGCAACTAATCTCTTCAATGTAACTCttgaccttttttttttttttttttttatcaacatCAGTACTTCCTTGATGTGCTCCACACATTTCACTTTTTATGTGACAGGAATATGTTATGGAGGCTCTTTCGGGAAAGACTGTCGTACTTGTGACACACCAAGTTGATTTTATTCCTGCATTTCATTGCTGTCTGGTGAGTCTCCAATCACTATTCACTAAACTACATTCACGGGATTTTTAGCTCCTTTCTAAGAACTTGCATAAAAAGCATTTTATTGAGCTACTCCTACTCGATGCAATTTTTAATATTAGGGTGTTTCCCTTTAATGTAGATGATGTCAGATGGGAAAATTCTTAAGGCAGGCACATACCATGAGTTATTAGCTTCAAGTTCACAGTTTCTGGACCTTGTTAACGCCCACCAAACGACTGTCGGTTCTGAAGCTCATGTTGAAGTTAGCACATTAAGAAAAAGCAAATATTCTAATACTAATGAGATTGAGAAGCAATATGAATCCGCAAAAGGCGAAACACAGTTAATTggtaaagaagaaaaagaagtggGAAACACTGGCTTAAAGCCATACCTAATATACCTAAATCAAAGGAAAGGCTATTTGTACTTCTCTATCCTTGCTCTTTCTCATATTGCCTTCTTGTGCAGCCAAATAGTAGGAAACACTTGGATGGCATCTTCCGTAGATAATCCTCAAGTCAACAAATTTACCTTGATCATGGTTTATGTCATTATTGGATTATGCACACCATTAATCTTACTCGTAAGATCTCTCACAGTGGTTACATTAGGTATGGAATCATCAAAATCTTTATTTTCACAGCTGCTCAAGTCTCTATTTCGAGCGCCAATGTCATTTTATGACTCTACCCCTCTTGGAAGGATACTCAGTCGGGTGAGCCTAAACGACATTATTGAATCAGAACTTTGATTGACACAATTTATTGGCCTGAACTGATATCCTCTGAATTCTGCAGATCTCTTCTGATTTGAGCCTTGTTGATCTTGATATAGCCTTTAGTATACAAACAGCTTTTGGGGGTACTACATATACATTCTCTGCTCTAGTTATCTTGGCTGTCATTACTTGGCAGGTGTTATTTGTCTCCTTACCTGCAGTTTATATGGCAATACTACTGCAAGTAAGTAGTTCTAGGACTACCCCATTGTTTTAATTTAACAATAAAGTCCATTCATATGGAAGTATTACAGATGTTCATGATTGATTTTTGGAATTTAACTAATTACTTGGTGAAACATTTGAACAGAGATACTACTTTGCAACTGCAAAAGAGTTGATGAGACTCAACGGTACAACCAAGTCTAAGGTAGCGAGCCATCTAGCTGAATCTGTAGCTGGAGCCATGACAATAAGAGCTTTTAAGGAGGAAGAACGTTTTATTTCTAAAACTCTTAATCTTATTGACACAAATGCGAGCCCAAACTTCCATAATTTCGCAGCTAATGAATGGCTGATTCATAGGATTGAGATCCTCGGTGCTACAATCCTTGCAGCAGCAGCGCTATGCATGCTTTTGCTTCCTCCTGACACCTTTAGCTCAGGTTAGAGGTTTTTCACTATCTTTTGTGGGATTTAGCAActccaattaaattaattatttgggAAATCTACTCTAGTTTCCTCGTTCAAGAAATAATTATGC
Proteins encoded in this region:
- the LOC130826337 gene encoding ABC transporter C family member 10-like isoform X3; this translates as MNLICGQSDCAIRSSEPCTAQFSSVMHPSSCVNHVTFVCFDLLLLVVFLWSFICHLFSKKLELRAQYRPISTWQILSAVFNGCLGLVYIGLGIWHLEENLRIDHSIFPIHWWVLYFLNGVTWLLIGLKASLKGESFSKLTLHFLSILAFLCAGISCFIALFAAIVNHERVTFKVVLDVLSFTGASLLLLCTCKGYNTEDYGVTEHQRTLYTSLNEIDSTAQVTPFAKAGLFSKMSFCWLNPLMKFGKEKILEEEDLPKLRDIDRAGFCYSQFLERLSKYEKSEIPSESSILWTIVGCHWTEILVSGLFALLKILAVLAGPLLLNSFIEVAEGKVAFRFESYILAISLFLAKMLESLSQRQWYFRSRLIGLRVQSMLTAALYSKQLRLSNAARSVHSGGEIMNHVTVDAYRIGEFPFWFHQTWATCLQICFALLIIIKSVGLATIAALLVIVVTVLCNTPLAKLQHKFQTKLMVAQDERLKACTEAIVNMKVLKLYAWETHFKNVVERLRNDEYERLSVVQSQKAYNFILYWTSPVLVSAATFVTCYFLGIPLHASNVFTFVATLGLVQEPIRAIPEIIGVVIQARVSFSRIAEFLKAPELQTENVRKNTTSRKNHNIRVKSANLSWDINSSKPTLRNINLDVHPGEKIAICGEVGAGKSTLLAAILGEVPYTDGTVEVYGKIAYVSQTAWIQTGTLRENILFGSSMNDMRYQETLHRCSLVKDLELLPYGDLTEIGERGVNLSGGQKQRIQLARALYQDADIYLLDDPFSAVDAQTATNLFNEYVMEALSGKTVVLVTHQVDFIPAFHCCLMMSDGKILKAGTYHELLASSSQFLDLVNAHQTTVGSEAHVEVSTLRKSKYSNTNEIEKQYESAKGETQLIGKEEKEVGNTGLKPYLIYLNQRKGYLYFSILALSHIAFLCSQIVGNTWMASSVDNPQVNKFTLIMVYVIIGLCTPLILLVRSLTVVTLGMESSKSLFSQLLKSLFRAPMSFYDSTPLGRILSRISSDLSLVDLDIAFSIQTAFGGTTYTFSALVILAVITWQVLFVSLPAVYMAILLQRYYFATAKELMRLNGTTKSKVASHLAESVAGAMTIRAFKEEERFISKTLNLIDTNASPNFHNFAANEWLIHRIEILGATILAAAALCMLLLPPDTFSSGFIGMALSYGLALNMAMVFAIQNQCTLANHIVSVERLSQYMDIESEAPEFIKNSHPPLNWPSVGKVDILNLQIRYRPNTPLILRGISCTFEGGDKIGIVGRTGSGKTTLIGALFRLVEPVGGKIIVDGIDICSIGLHDLRSHFGIIPQDPTLFNGTVRFNLDPLSQHDDEEIWKVLDKCQLKEAVDEKNQGLDSLVMDDGCNWSMGQRQLFCLGRALLKRSRVLVLDEATASIDNTTDMILQKTIRSEFGSSTVIIVAHRIPTVMDCTKVLAISDGKLMEYDEPMKLMKKEGSLFKQLVMEYWSHSHINKSHVHEQENELFKE